The sequence AAATTATCTGAAACTTTACTCAAACCTAAAATTAGAAAGTAAGATACTGGAGGAACCATTGTAAGGAAGTATCTATCAATTTTTATTAAATAAACACTGTGAAATATAAAAAATGCCATAAACCATAATAAAAATAGAAAATCAAAATCCATATTCTCTATATCAAACCTTTTTAATAATTCATATAATCCCCAAGAAAAAGCAAAGAATACAAATTCACTGAACATGTAAGACAATTTACCTAATGTACTAATGAATACAACTAAAAGTATCAAAGACAGTATTAAATTCAGTTTTGTAGTTTTATCTAACTTCAAAATTCTTAAAAATCTGTTTTTATCCACACATTTAAGTTTTTTAAATTTATTAATACCACAAATTAAAATTCCAAATAGGATCACTAGGATAACTGCAACACCTTCCATTCCAATATAAACTGGTATTATCCTGAATAAAAAATAAAAGAAGTCCGGATTATATGAGAAATTTTCTGGTGAAATCGGGAATGAAGTTGCAGTTGCACCATAAAAATTGAAAAACGGATACAAAGGATTTCCGAATTTTGAATAAAAAAACAGCAGAATTGGAATCATGAATAGAATTGATAAAAGGATTCCAATTATAATATCTTTGATATCTTTAACAAGTTTATTGTTTATCAAAATGTAAAGCATCATTGGAAATATGACAAATGCTAAGGCATATCTAGCTAAAAAGGTTAACATCAAAAATGGAAATGCCAAACAGAAAAACTTTGAATTCTTTTTAACAGCTAAAACCGTGAAATAAATCGCCCATATAGAAAACGAAAGACTAGGAATATCCGTAAACCCAAAACCCACAAAGGATAAAGTAACAGGGAACGTAACAAACAGGAGAGAACCTAATAAACTTTCCATATCACTGAAACGTATTTTCAGTAGTAAATAAAATCCAATAACCCCAAATACAAAGATAGCACCATCCAAAGCAAAAATAACCGTTGGCGAAACATAACCCAACCTAAAAAACAAAGAAGTTAAAAACGAAAGAAGAGGAGGCCTAGTTAAATCCGCATATCCAGTTCCTTGACCAGCAAACACAAGAGCATTTGCCAGATAAGTGTAAGTATCCTCATTAGGACCTAAATTTACTTGGATCATTACACGATAATAAGTGATAACGATGGTTATTAATAATAAAAAAGTCAAAAAGAAGACTTCTTTGTAGTTCCTAAATACTTCTGAAATCCTTGTCCATTTATTTTCCAAAAAAAGTCCCCACTACCAAAATAATCAATTAATTCAATGAAATCTTATCCCTTAAATCCTTTTAACTTATATCAATTTTTCTTATATATAACTACATCCCCAAACTGTTTAATAGGTTTATAATGTGTTAAATTTAATCCTTTTCTCACACAAAAGTAATAATCAACATTTTCAGCATCCAAATAATTGTTAAATGCTGTGTTATCATTCGAGTTAAATGAATAATCCTTTACACCACAGTAAAATTTTTGATTATCCCTAAAAATTGGCATCATTCCGATATGCATCTTCAAATACCAACCAGTATAAGGCCACTCATCTGAATAAATAGTTTTATTCTTGTAATCAGCATCATAATTTACAAACCAGTGACTTGCTGAAATCATGTCTTCATTTATAAGTTCAATATTAGATTGTGGTTTTTTAAGGTCAAGTAAGTAGCAAGTTGTGGATAACAACATCATTCCAAGCAAAAATATCGTAAATAAATACAAAATTATATGTTTATTCTTAAGACCAAATGTTAATTTATTTGAAACTTCTCTTAATCCTAAAATTAAGAAGTATGAAATAGCAGGAGTCATTGTAAGGAAATATCTTCCATCTTTCATTACATAGACACTGTGAAATATAAAAAATGCCATAAACCACGACAAAAAAAGGAGGTTTAAATCCATATTCTTTATATCAATGTTTTTTAAGAGATCATATGAAAACCACAGCAAAGCAAAAAATATTAATTCACTGAGCATGTAAGTTATCTTTCCAAATGTTCCAACAAATATTATAATTAATAGTAGAATTATGAGAATTTTCAACTTTGTAAAGTTATTTTTAACATTAAAATAATATTTTAAATGATTTTTAACCTTCAAATCTCCTTTTTTCAATTTGATAGATGTAAAAATAAAAAAACCAAACAAAATGATGAGAAGAAATATAAAACCTACAGTTCCAATGTACACTGGAGATTTTAATATAAAATAAAATAAGTTAGGGTGATATGCAAAGTTTTCCGACGAGATTGGTGATGAAGTTGTGGTTACACCAAAAAATGTAGAAAAAGGATAAAGAGGATTTCCAAATGTTGAATAAAAAAACAATAAACATGGAATCAAGGATAGAAATGATACAAAAATTCCAATTAAGATGTCTCTGATATATTTAACAAATCTTTTATTTATTAAAATATAAATCAACATTGGAAATATGACAAATGCTATGGCGTATCTAGTTAAAAATGCCAGCACAAAAAATGGAAAAGCCAAATAAAAAAACTTTGAATTCCTCTTAACAGCCAAAACCGTGAAATAAATCGCCCATATAGAAAACGAAAGACTAGGAACATCTGTAAGACCAAAACCTGCGAATAATAAAACAATGGGAAATGTGGAAAAAAGTAATGCGCCTAATAAGCTTTCCATATCACTGAAACGTATTTTCAGGAGTAAATAAAATCCAATAACCCCAAATACAAAGATAGCACCATCCAAAGCAAAAATAACAGTTGGCGAAACATAACCCAACCTAAAAAACAAAGAAGTTAAAAACGAAAGAAATGGCGGCCTAGTTAAATCAGCATATCCTGTTCCTTGACCAGCAAACAAAAGAGCATTTGATAAAAAATCACAAGTATCCCAGATAGGCCCTATTTCCATTTGGATCATTACACGATAATAAGTAACTATACTCACAACCAACATCAATACAATGGGCGAAATATAATGAGAATACTTTTTTAGACTATTATACAGTGTCAAAAACTTTTTTCCAAATTTATTATCATTATCCAAATATATCACCAGTAGTCCTCAAATGAATCCCTAAAATAAAGTATATACTTTTTTCATTTATAATATTAATGTAATAATCAAAATTAATGCGTAACCTAAAAATAGAAAAAATAGAGTTTCTAATTCAGAAATCTGAAGTGATTAATTTAGTTTGTTCCTATAAAATTATATTAATAATCCGTTTAATAAGAGTATAACCTGTTAAATTAAGTCTTTTTATGAATTTATAAAATAAAAATGAAATTAAAAACATATTAAAATAAGTAAAGTAATATAAAACCTTCAATCCCCAAAATAAACACTCTCATTCAACCTCGGAACCATAGCCATGAGAACGCACTGCTCAGTGTTTCCAGTTCTGTCCAGAAGTCCGTGGGTCAAATGACTCACAGCACCAGTCTTCTCACCGAGGTTGGAGATTCCTGTAACCTCATCCATAACATCTCCAACTTCACGTCCCTTTAAAACCTTTTCTATAACTCCAGGAGGATACTCAAATCCAGAACTTACACCAATGGTTACCCTGCTGCCGTCGAAGATTGCACACCACTGCAGGTCTATGTAACCTGTTATTGATGAGGGTGTTTCCATGAGCCCTGATTCTATACCCACGCTCAAGTCAACATCACTGGAATATGCATTTTTTGCCCTGTTAACTGCACCTTCTATGGTCTGATCCAGTCCGAAGGGTTGTGAAGGTACCTCTGAATCCACATCAACACTTGAAACCTGGAGATCGTTGTAGAAGTTTTTTAGAACATTCTCCGTTGCCCTTACCTTAACAGGGTTCTTGGATCCAACTGCAACCTTCATGGAAATTTTCTCCTTGAACTACAGAAAAATAGATTAAAAAAAATAAAAATCATCACTCATCCTTTATGATGATTCCTTCCCTGTCTATCTCTCCCTTACGTATCCTTGTGGATGAGATGGGCCTTCCATCCTCTGCAAGCACCATTCCAATGGTTAGGATGTCCAGTGCCTTCATTCCCTTTTCACGTCTTATTCTGTTTATTTCAAGGGCTGTGGGTTCTGTTTCCTCACTCACAACGATGGCATCGACCTCCTCGTCGTGGATGGTTGTTCCGTAGGGGTCGTTGAGCTCCTTTATATCGTAGTTTAGGGGTTTTTCCTGGAGTAAACCTCTTAAATTGGACATTCTTATGTTGCAGGGTTCAATTTTACCCTTGACCCCTCCAAATTTATTTGAGGTTACACCGATAACAACGTGATCGCCTATTTCAAAGGCCTTATCAACCAGAGTTCTGTGGCCTTCATGGAACTTGTCGAATGTTCCTCCAACTGCCACTTTCCTGTAGGGTTTCTCATTCATTTGGTACATTCCTTAACTTTTGATTTATTGATGATTCCTTAAAAAGGTAAATGTTAATTTTAATTTGTATTGGTTGTCGATTTATTTAAAAAGTTTTTAATTGATTTCTTGGGTGTGACTTGTTGAGTATTGCATACAGAGTTAATGATATTCTCTCGAGTTATTTTTCATGTGAATTTGAACTTTCATGTGACTCTGAATCCGATATCTTGATTATGTATTTCGTTTAGATTATAGGTTATGCTCCAGGAACACAACGTTGTCTTGAAAAATCCCCGGAACGTGGATGTGAACTTCGCATCATGCTACCCCAACCTCTACCGCAGTGCAATGTCCTCACTGGGTTTCCACATAATCTACGACTTTTTAAACTCCAGAGAAGATATTTACTGCCAGAGAGTTGTTTATCCATACTCAAGGAGTCTTGAAACCAACACACACCTGAACAAATTTGATGTGGTGAGCTTTTCACTTCAGTACGAGCAGGACTACGTCAACGTGCTTAAGATGCTGCGTGATGGTGGCATTCCACTGAGAAAGGAGGATAGAACTTCTCATGACCCTCTGGTGATTGCTGGTGGTCCCTGTGCAAGTTCAAATCCCCTGCCAGTATCCAGGTTCATTGACCTCTTCGTGGTTGGGGAGGCAGAGGTCATCCTGGATGAGGTTCTGGACAGATTCATGGAACTTGAAAACCCCAGAGAGAACCTTGATGCCTTCCTTGACATACCCGGAGTTTACGTACCTGGAAACCCAGTTAAGATCCAGGTTGTGAAGAAAATGGAGGATGCATGGCAGCCAATAAGGCAGGTTGTACCTGAAACAGATGATAAAGAGTTTTTACCCGCATTTGGAAGGTCATTTCTCCTGGAGGTTTCACGTGGATGCACCAGGGGCTGCAGGTTCTGCATGGCAGGGTGCATGTACAGACCAAGACGTGAAATGCCCCTGAAAAAGCTCTTTGAAGTGGCTGAAAAGGGCAGGAAAGTCACGGGACTCAGTAAAATAGCCATGATCGGGGCTGCAGTTTCAGACCACTCAAAGATTGAAGAACTATGTCTTGGCCTTTCTGAGAGGGGTTTTCAGGTCACAACCCCCTCATTGAGGATTGAATCCATCTCAGATGAGCTCCTGACCATACTACGTGATAGCGGACTTAAAACCGTTACCATAGCACCAGAATCCATATGGAAGCTCAGAAAGGTTGTCAACAAACCCATAACTGATGAAAAATTGATGGAAACCATTCAAACAGCATTCAAGCAGGGTATGAACGTTAAACTCTACTTCCTAATGGGCCTGCCCAGTGAAACACACGAAGACCTCCAATGCATGGCACAGTCCATTAAAAGGTTGAGTAAACTATCAAAAAAGAGCAATGCCCTCAGGGTGAGTGTTAATCCATTCATACCAAAACCCCACACACCATTCCAGTGGGAAAAATTCGATTTTGACCTGATAAAGGCAAATGCCAAGTATCTGAAATCAGAGGTGCACCTCAGATCCTTCAAGATGGAGAGCCCTAAAAACTCACTGATACAATACGTTCTATCAAATGGGGGAGAAGATCTGGGGGATTTGATAGAAAGATCCCTGGAAAGTAAGGTTCAGATGAAGGAATGGAAGAAGTTTGGGGCAGAAATAAATCCTCACGTGGATCTTCCATGGAGTGACATAGATGTTGGAGTGACTGATGCCTTCCTCAAGGAAGAACATGAGAAAGCTCTAAATGGAGATATAACTCCATGGTGTGAAACTTTCGGTTGTTACAACTGTGGTTCATGTGATTAATCCCCCAATACCTCCAGTTTAAGTTCCATCATCTAATTTTATCCTCCAACCATCAAGAGGTATTATTTGCAGCCATATCTTGAGTTACATCCCCCATAACCGAAACTTATAAATATTAGAAGCACACTAACAAGAAATCCATAGTACTAATAAGATCCAATAAGAACATTTTGAATCAAGATAATACCTCTTGAAAATGAAAATATATTGAAAATAAATTTTTAAGAAAATAAATCTTGAAAATTTTGAATTTAAAATATAAATCTGAATACATAAACTGAGTTTCTTTTTTTCTGTATTTTGTTTATGAATTGTATTCATCATTGATACAGATTATATACTCATTTTATTTTATATGGAGGAATTAGAAATGTTTTATTAACTCCTAAGTGGCTATGTGGCATTCACGACCTACTGCAAAGCAAGGCGTGTAAAATCCATGAAACCGAAATAGGAGGCGGTTAGATTAAGGGAAACTTATTCAGGATATTTGTTATCCTGTCACTAACATTACTATCAGTTAGTCCTGCAATTGCAGGAACCAATCAACCATACAACGTTTCTGTTACAAGTAAATATGTAACAGCTGTGGCTAAAGCAACGGGTAGCCATGGAGTGTGGGCCTATGAAAAGGGCACATTTCTGAATTACTGTCCACAGTGTCACAGTTACGGTACTTTAAGTTACAGTAAGTACTGTGACGGGGGACAATGGACCTGTTCCCATTGTGACTGTGATTACGACATGCAAACGGGATACGAGAAGATTTCAGGCTCAAGTTTAAGGTTAACACCCTACACCATCCAGAGCACTGCTAAAACAACTACGAAAAAAACAGGCACAAACAACACAACAAAGACCACTACAAACAACACAAGTACAAAAACTGTAAACAAAACCCATAACACCGTACAGGCAATCAACATACTACAGTTAACCTACACTGAGCCCCTGATAAAGGAAAAGAAAACAGTTACAGTTCCTAAAACAACAAAAAACACTAAAATCGATGCAGAGAGTGGAAGTCCACAGATTGGATCGGGAATAATGGTGATGTTAGAAAATCAGATGAAATTCAAACTGGGCAACCATTGATTTGCCCCTTTTGAAGGGAGATCTGAAAACAAATAAAAGGTACCCACCTAATGAAGGTACCGTTACATGGATCGTATCTTGAGTTGAAATCAGGGTATGATCAATCCATTCTTTTTTTAAACCTAAAAAAATTGTTTATTCTGATATTAAATAAAAAAAATTAATTTATACTTTAAAGTTTTTTTAAAAATCAGCAGATCTAATTTTATTCTTTGAATTATTTCATTCTTTAAACTATTCTGAGAATTTGTTATTCCTAAACTTAATAACAGATGGAAAATCAAAATTTCAACTGTGATGGAAAAGAATTGAATGTATTTCCCTCAAAATAGAGTAGAGATGTCCTAAAAAGTGGGCCAAAGCCTTTTGAGGGAACATTACAAACCTTGAGAATAATCCCCTTCCAAGGAACATGTCCCTTTTAACAGCTTCAATCTCCTCCCCGGTAGCGTACCTCCAGAAGATAGGTATCCCTAGGGTTATAAGCACAATCCCAATTAATATTTGATTCACAGCGCACTGTATCATCATGTAAACGCATATAATTACTCCTAAGACAGGTACAATCCAAGGGAGGTTTATTCCGCCGTCAAACTTCTTCTTCAATGGAAAAACTGATACGCATGTTAAAAGGTAACAGAAGAGAAGTGTGAAGACTGAAATGATTATGAGCTGACTTATGGTTCCGAAGATGGCGGCCACAAGGGTTATGCTGTTTTGTACAAACAGGGAAACGTATGGTGTGCCGTACTCTGGATGCACCTTCGAGAATGCATGGGGTAAAAGACCATCTCCTGCCATTGCATATGGTATCCTCGCTGATGATAGAATCCCTGCCTCATCAGATCCTGAAATTGAGAAAAGGGCACCCACCGTTAAAAAAATAGCACCTATACTCCCCATAACAGTGTATCCTGCCAGTGCAAGTGGTGCAGAGGATGATGCAAGTTCCCTCCAGGGAACCGTGCCCAGGATCACGAAGTTGGTCAGCACGTAAAAGAGGGTTACAATGCCCATGCCCAATAGTATTGCCCGTGGAATTGTCTTTTTTGAATCGATTATTTCGTCGGAGGGTACTGTTACAAGTTCAAAACCCACATAAGCCCAGAATATAAGTACTAGTGCACTTCCAAACCCTCCAAATCCAAGGGGTGATATTGGTGTGAAGTTGGATGCAAGCTGGGAGGGATGAATCACAAAAATAACAATTCCAATAATTGTAAGTATGAATATGGGTGCAATCTTTAAAACAGTCAGCACATCGTTGATTTTTCCTGCCTCCTTAACACCCCTGTAGTTTATGAAGGTTAGAAAGAGGACGAACAAAACCTTTATCAGTATCTGTTCCCAGCCAGGCATTGCAGGATAAAAATATTTAAGATATGCCACAAATGCCAGGGGAAACACTGCTATGGCACTCCAGGAAGCTATTAAAAGGGACCAACCAACCAAAAATCCTGTAAGATCTCCGAAAGCTTCCCTTGCATATGCATAGGGCCCTCCAACCCTTGGAACGAGTGAAGAACATTCAGCGAAACACATGGCTATGATTATCGCCATTAAACCTGCAATTATCCATGCAAAAATAGATGACGGGCCTAAAAAGCCGGCACCAAATGATGCTGCTATGTATATATCTGCACCAACTATGGTTCCAACCACCAGACTCACCACATCAAAAAGACCCAGTGAACGTTTCAATCCAGATTCAGACATGGTTTCCTATTTATACAATTCATGCTAAAAGTAGGTATGGTAATGCTTATGAGATATTCAAAAAGAGTTGAATCAGTTAGTTTATCTGGAATAAGGAAGATGTTTGAACTTGCCGGAGAAAATGCCATCAGCCTGGGCCTTGGAGAACCAGACTTCGACACACCTCTCCATATAAGGGAAGCAGCCCAGAAAGCCATTGAAGAGGGACTCACACACTACACAGTTAATAAGGGAATACCAGAATTAAGGGGGGCAATTTCAAGGAAACTCCAAGAGGACAACAACATCGAAGCAGACCCTGAATCCATAATAGTGACTGTTGGTGCCAGTGAAGCCCTCTTCATGTGCATGCAGGCCCTTGTGGATGAAGGAGATCACGTGCTCGTTCCTGATCCAGGTTTTCTATCCTACGCAGCATGTGTGAAACTTTCTGGAGGAATTCCAGTACCTATAAAACTCGAGGAGAGTACTGAATTTCGAACAACACCAGAATCTGTGCTTGAAAGCCTGACAGATAACACCAAGGCCATAGTGCTTAACTCCCCCTCAAATCCAACAGGAGGGGTTATGAGTAAAGAGGATGTCAAAGGCCTGGCTGAAATTGCTGATGATCACGACATCGTTCTCATATCCGATGAGATCTACGAGAAGATCATCTACGATGAGAAGCATTACAGTCCTGGAAGCTACTCTGAAAATGTTGTGACCATAAATGGGTTTTCAAAGGCCTATGCAATGACCGGTTTCAGGGTGGGTTACACAGCTGCAAGCCCGGAGTTAACTGAGGAGCTTTTGAAGGTTCATCAGTACACAACTGCCTGTGCAACTTCCATATCCCAGAGTGCAGCCCTTGCAGCTCTTGAAGGCCCACAGGACTGTGTTGGTGAAATGGTTACCGAGTTCAAAAACAGAAGGGATCTCCTCCTTAAACGTTTGAAGGAACTTGGAATAGACTGTCCAACACCGAAGGGTGCTTTCTATGCATTTCCAGAGGTACCTGAATCTGAAAAGTTCGTTAAAGATGCCCTGAAGCGGGACGTTATAACTGTCCATGGAAGTTCCTTTGGAGGGTATGGACGTGATAATATCAGGTTGTCCTATGCAACTTCCCAGGAGAACATCAACGAGGCAATGGACAGGCTTGAGGATTTGAAAATTGTTTGATCCTGATTTAAATTAGAATATTAGAATTAAATCATTATAACGTGTTAATTCTAAAAAGGAATCATTTAAAAAAAAATCATTCAAAATAATCTTTAAATCTTTATAAAAATTTTTTAATTTTTTAATTTTAGATTTTTGAGATTTTTTTAATTAGTTAATTTTTAATTATTTAAGAATCATTTTTTTTATTTCATTATTTTTTTTTAAGTATTACATGATCCAATCCTTTATCGTTAAAATCTTATTAAAATTCCCTTTTTTTAAAAATAATAATTAATACAAATTATAATTAAATTTAAAAAGATTTTAACGCCTTAATTCTTATCAACAAACTTAAAATCCAATGTTAGGTTAAACTAACTTCAATTAAAGCTGAAAACCACATCATTTTTATAGTTGAAGTTTTAATAAAGTTAATCTCAGTCTAAATTCATAATATTGATCTGGAGGATGTGTAATTTTGGATGTCGAGGAACGAAAAAAGATAGGTAAAAAGGCAGTTTCTATTGCAATCTCAGGAAATGTCCTCTTAACACTCCTGAACTTCGTTGTGGGGATGCTTTCAGGCAGTATGGCCCTCGTTGCAGAGTCTGCCCACACCTTTTCAGATGTTTTGACCTCAATCATAACCTCGGTAGGATTTAAGATCGGGCTCAAACCCCCTGACAGCAAGCATCCCTACGGCCACGGTAGGGCCGAACCACTTGCAGGCCTTATAATAGTTCTTTTCCTTGGAATCATTGCATATGAAATCCTTTCAGAGGTTTACAGGAAACTGATCCTTGGAGCTGCTCTGACTCCTCCTGAAATGACGGCAGCAGTCATGGCACTCCTTGGTGTTGGCGCAAACCTTGCAATGACAACCTACATGATGCGTGCAGGTAAGAAGATAAACAGCCCGGCCATAGTTGCAGATGCACACCATCAGAAGGTGGACATATTCTCATGTGCAGCCATACTTGTTGGTGTTGTGGGTTCCAGGATGGGATTTCCAATACTCGATCCCCTGGTTGCCATTTTCATTGCATTCATGGTCTTAAAAACTGCCTTCGACATAGGCAGGGACAACATCAACAACATAATGGGCACAGTACCCTCCAGGGACATAATGATCAACATAAAGAAAGCTGCAATGGCTGTTCCAGGTACCTTTGGAATCCACAACGTTAGAATAAATTATCTTGGACCATATGCATCCGTTGACCTTCATGTTGCTGTTGAAGGTAATTTGAGTCTTAAAGAAGCCCATGAAATTGCCCACAGTGTTGAAAGGAACATAATCAAGGAAGTTGATGTTGTAAACATTGTAACCGTCCATGTCTGTCCAAGGGACGAAGACAACGATGAGGAGTTCTGTGTTGAATGAAACTTCTATGTTGACTGAATATGTTAAATCCAATCACATAGGATAAGTTTATCTCAATCTTGGAATAATTAATATTAAATATCCATAAAGGTTTTGTTGGTGACGGTTTATGGATGATCTGGATATAAAAAATATCCGTGGGCTTTCTGAAGAAGAAGCTGCCCAAAGGCTTGAAGAACATGGTTACAACGAGCTGCCCTCTGCCCGTGAGCGTAGCTTCCTTGTGATCATGTTGGATGTTGTCCGCGAGCCCATGTTTCTCCTTTTAATTTCATGCGGAACCATCTACCTCATTCTGGGAGACTTGCAGGAGGCACTCATGCTCATGGGATTTGTTTTCCTCATAATGGGCATAACCTTCTATCAGGAACGTAAAACTGAACGCACACTTGAGGCCCTCCGTGATCTGTCCAGTCCCAGGGCACAGGTAATACGCAACGGCCATAAGAAAAGGATAGCAGGCCGTGAAGTTGCTCTTGATGATATTCTGATTCTTGAAGAGGGGGATCGTGTTCCTGCAGATGCGGTTGTAATTTCATGCACCAACCTCAGCATCAACGAAGCTCTGCTCACAGGTGAATCCGTTGCTGTGCACAAAGTTCCGTGTAAGGGTATTATGGACATGCACCCCCCTGGTGGGGATGGTCTGCCCTCTGTTTTCTCTGGAACGCTGGTTGTCCAGGGTCAGGGTGTGGCACAGGTCACAGCAACGGGTTTGGAAACTGAAATCGGTGCAATAGGCAAGCGCCTTGAAACCCTTGAAACAGAAGCCACACCACTTCAGAAGGAAAGTAGAAAGTTTGTTTTTAATCTTGCACTGGCTGGAGTTCTCCTCTGTGCAGCAGTGGTTGTTATATACGGTTTCACACGATCGGACTGGTTGAACGGTTTTCTTGCAGGTATAGCCCTTGCAATGGCAATTCTGCCTGAAGAAATTCCAGTTGTGCTCACCATCTTCCTGGCACTTGGAGCATGGAGAATATCGCAGAAAAAGGTTTTAACAAGACGTTCACAGGCAATTCAGGCCATTGGATCAGCAACTGTGCTTTGTGTGGATAAAACAGGTACTTTAACCATGAACGAAATGTCAGTGACCAGTATATTCACAGATGGAAAGTACCACAACATGAAATCTTACATGGAAACTGATGGTACTGGATCTGAAAAACCTCTGCCTGAGGATCTCCATGGTATAATAGAGTTCAGCATACTTGCAAGTCAAAGGGATCCCTTCGACCCTATGGAAAGGTCACTGAAGGAGTTTGGTAAAGCCACACTTGCAAAGACAGAACATTTACATGAGGACTGGAACCTGATACGTGAATATCCTCTTTCACCTGAGTTAATGGCAATGTCCCATGTCTGGAAATCCCCAGATGGTCATGACTACATCATAGCTGCCAAGGGTGCTCCTGAAGCTGTTGCAGATCTCTGCCACCTTGATGAGATGCAGACAGAAAGGCTTTCCCATAACATACGTTCAATGGCAGGTGAAGGCCTTCGTATCATCGGCGTTGCAAGAGCAGCCTTCAGGGAGACAGGACTTCCCCAAAAACAGCACGACTTCAAATTCGAATTCCTGGGACTTGTAGGATTCATGGATCCAGTTCGTCCAGGTGTTGCAGAGGCCATAAAGGAGTGCTACAGTGCAGGTATCAGGGTTGTGATGATAACCGGAGATTACAAGGGAACTGCACAAAAGATAGGGGAAAAAATAGGCTTGAAGGATCCTGAAAATGTCTTAAGTGGAGTTGAACTTGACAGCATGGACGATCATGAGTTTCAGGAGAGGCTAAAATCTGTGAACATCTTTGCAAGGGTGGTGCCAGAGCAGAAGCTCCGCATCGTGAATGCCCTTAAGGCACACGGTGAGGTGGTTGCAATGACAGGGGATGGTGTCAACGATGCCCCGGCCCTCAAATCAGCCCAAATCGGTGTGAGTATGGGAGGTAGGGGTACAGATGTTGCAAGGGAA is a genomic window of Methanobacterium congolense containing:
- a CDS encoding glycosyltransferase family 39 protein, which translates into the protein MENKWTRISEVFRNYKEVFFLTFLLLITIVITYYRVMIQVNLGPNEDTYTYLANALVFAGQGTGYADLTRPPLLSFLTSLFFRLGYVSPTVIFALDGAIFVFGVIGFYLLLKIRFSDMESLLGSLLFVTFPVTLSFVGFGFTDIPSLSFSIWAIYFTVLAVKKNSKFFCLAFPFLMLTFLARYALAFVIFPMMLYILINNKLVKDIKDIIIGILLSILFMIPILLFFYSKFGNPLYPFFNFYGATATSFPISPENFSYNPDFFYFLFRIIPVYIGMEGVAVILVILFGILICGINKFKKLKCVDKNRFLRILKLDKTTKLNLILSLILLVVFISTLGKLSYMFSEFVFFAFSWGLYELLKRFDIENMDFDFLFLLWFMAFFIFHSVYLIKIDRYFLTMVPPVSYFLILGLSKVSDNLRCKIKDRTMTFNLLAIVLILLIFFSAAAYLPLLQKNIYGIKAVDEEMDSASQWLVNYDPNYKNKTIYSDKWSAFAWYLKMDVGKVPFFKGNQRFYNGVKNEDINIKDNAAFNSYLESNNVDYYFCVRKGLNLTHYKRIKQFGNVIIYERC
- a CDS encoding glycosyltransferase family 39 protein, with translation MIQMEIGPIWDTCDFLSNALLFAGQGTGYADLTRPPFLSFLTSLFFRLGYVSPTVIFALDGAIFVFGVIGFYLLLKIRFSDMESLLGALLFSTFPIVLLFAGFGLTDVPSLSFSIWAIYFTVLAVKRNSKFFYLAFPFFVLAFLTRYAIAFVIFPMLIYILINKRFVKYIRDILIGIFVSFLSLIPCLLFFYSTFGNPLYPFSTFFGVTTTSSPISSENFAYHPNLFYFILKSPVYIGTVGFIFLLIILFGFFIFTSIKLKKGDLKVKNHLKYYFNVKNNFTKLKILIILLLIIIFVGTFGKITYMLSELIFFALLWFSYDLLKNIDIKNMDLNLLFLSWFMAFFIFHSVYVMKDGRYFLTMTPAISYFLILGLREVSNKLTFGLKNKHIILYLFTIFLLGMMLLSTTCYLLDLKKPQSNIELINEDMISASHWFVNYDADYKNKTIYSDEWPYTGWYLKMHIGMMPIFRDNQKFYCGVKDYSFNSNDNTAFNNYLDAENVDYYFCVRKGLNLTHYKPIKQFGDVVIYKKN
- the yjjX gene encoding inosine/xanthosine triphosphatase — translated: MKVAVGSKNPVKVRATENVLKNFYNDLQVSSVDVDSEVPSQPFGLDQTIEGAVNRAKNAYSSDVDLSVGIESGLMETPSSITGYIDLQWCAIFDGSRVTIGVSSGFEYPPGVIEKVLKGREVGDVMDEVTGISNLGEKTGAVSHLTHGLLDRTGNTEQCVLMAMVPRLNESVYFGD
- a CDS encoding phosphopantetheine adenylyltransferase — translated: MNEKPYRKVAVGGTFDKFHEGHRTLVDKAFEIGDHVVIGVTSNKFGGVKGKIEPCNIRMSNLRGLLQEKPLNYDIKELNDPYGTTIHDEEVDAIVVSEETEPTALEINRIRREKGMKALDILTIGMVLAEDGRPISSTRIRKGEIDREGIIIKDE
- a CDS encoding radical SAM protein gives rise to the protein MLQEHNVVLKNPRNVDVNFASCYPNLYRSAMSSLGFHIIYDFLNSREDIYCQRVVYPYSRSLETNTHLNKFDVVSFSLQYEQDYVNVLKMLRDGGIPLRKEDRTSHDPLVIAGGPCASSNPLPVSRFIDLFVVGEAEVILDEVLDRFMELENPRENLDAFLDIPGVYVPGNPVKIQVVKKMEDAWQPIRQVVPETDDKEFLPAFGRSFLLEVSRGCTRGCRFCMAGCMYRPRREMPLKKLFEVAEKGRKVTGLSKIAMIGAAVSDHSKIEELCLGLSERGFQVTTPSLRIESISDELLTILRDSGLKTVTIAPESIWKLRKVVNKPITDEKLMETIQTAFKQGMNVKLYFLMGLPSETHEDLQCMAQSIKRLSKLSKKSNALRVSVNPFIPKPHTPFQWEKFDFDLIKANAKYLKSEVHLRSFKMESPKNSLIQYVLSNGGEDLGDLIERSLESKVQMKEWKKFGAEINPHVDLPWSDIDVGVTDAFLKEEHEKALNGDITPWCETFGCYNCGSCD